A single region of the Variovorax paradoxus genome encodes:
- the rplV gene encoding 50S ribosomal protein L22: MSETRAVLRGVRLSVDKGRLVADLIRGKKVDQALNVLQFTQKKAAVIIKKVLESAIANAEHNDGADIDELKVKTIYVEQGATLKRFTARAKGRGNRISKPTCHVYVTVGN; encoded by the coding sequence ATGTCTGAAACACGTGCAGTCCTCCGCGGTGTCCGCCTCTCGGTCGACAAGGGCCGTCTGGTCGCTGACCTGATCCGCGGCAAGAAGGTTGATCAAGCGCTCAACGTTCTGCAATTCACGCAGAAAAAAGCCGCTGTGATCATCAAGAAGGTGCTCGAGTCGGCAATTGCCAACGCCGAGCACAACGATGGCGCCGATATCGACGAACTGAAGGTCAAGACCATCTACGTCGAACAGGGCGCAACGCTCAAGCGCTTCACGGCGCGAGCCAAGGGTCGCGGTAACCGCATCAGCAAGCCCACGTGCCATGTGTACGTGACGGTTGGCAACTAA
- the rplB gene encoding 50S ribosomal protein L2, producing the protein MAVIKMKPTSPGQRGAVKISRDHLFKGAPHAPLLEPQFQKAGRNNNGHITIRHRGGGAKHHYRVVDFVRNKDGIPAKVERIEYDPNRTAHIALVCYADGERRYIIAPRGLEAGATLLSGSEAPIRAGNTLPIRNIPVGSTIHCIELQPGKGAQIARSAGTSATLLAREGVYAQVRMRSGEVRRIHIECRATIGEVANEEHSLRQLGKAGVKRHMGIRPTVRGVVMNPVDHPHGGGEGKTGEGRHPVDPWGNLTKGYRTRNNKRTQVFIVSRRKK; encoded by the coding sequence TGTTCAAGGGTGCTCCTCACGCGCCTCTGCTGGAGCCCCAGTTCCAGAAGGCCGGCCGCAACAACAACGGCCACATCACGATCCGTCATCGTGGCGGCGGTGCCAAGCACCACTACCGCGTTGTCGACTTCGTGCGCAACAAGGACGGCATCCCGGCCAAGGTCGAACGTATCGAATACGACCCGAACCGCACCGCCCACATTGCCCTGGTCTGCTACGCCGACGGCGAGCGCCGCTACATCATCGCCCCGCGCGGTCTTGAAGCCGGTGCAACGCTGCTGAGCGGTTCGGAAGCCCCGATCCGCGCCGGCAACACGCTGCCGATCCGCAACATTCCGGTCGGCTCGACGATCCACTGCATCGAACTGCAGCCCGGCAAGGGCGCGCAGATCGCGCGTTCGGCCGGCACGTCGGCCACGCTGCTGGCTCGCGAAGGCGTCTACGCCCAGGTCCGTATGCGTTCGGGTGAGGTGCGCCGCATCCACATCGAATGCCGCGCCACCATTGGTGAAGTCGCAAACGAAGAGCACAGCCTGCGCCAACTCGGCAAGGCCGGTGTGAAGCGTCACATGGGTATTCGCCCGACCGTTCGCGGCGTGGTGATGAACCCGGTCGACCACCCGCACGGTGGTGGCGAAGGCAAGACCGGCGAAGGCCGCCATCCTGTCGACCCATGGGGCAACCTGACCAAGGGCTACCGTACCCGTAACAACAAGCGCACGCAGGTCTTCATCGTGTCGCGCCGCAAGAAGTAA
- the rpsS gene encoding 30S ribosomal protein S19: protein MTRSLKKGPFVDHHLVAKADKAVTTKDKKPIKTWSRRSMVLPEFIGLTIAVHNGKQHVPVYITDQMVGHKLGEFALTRTFKGHPADKKVQKK, encoded by the coding sequence ATGACTCGCTCTCTCAAAAAGGGTCCGTTTGTTGACCATCACCTCGTGGCCAAGGCCGACAAGGCCGTGACGACGAAGGACAAGAAGCCGATCAAGACCTGGTCGCGCCGCTCGATGGTTCTGCCCGAGTTCATCGGCCTGACCATTGCCGTGCACAACGGCAAGCAGCACGTGCCCGTGTACATCACCGACCAGATGGTCGGCCACAAGCTCGGCGAATTTGCGCTCACGCGCACGTTCAAGGGGCACCCCGCGGACAAGAAAGTCCAGAAGAAGTAA